Proteins found in one Streptococcus iniae genomic segment:
- a CDS encoding extracellular solute-binding protein gives MSLNWKKLSVLGLVSLTSLMSLTACGSASKEAQKPDGKTIVVSVDEGYADYINSIKGDFEKENKVTVKVKKEGMIDTLDKLSTDGPTGSAPDVFLAPYDRVGGLGSEGQIAEVSLGNAKDFDETVKNLVSINGKVFGAPDVVETLVTYYNKDLVANAPKTFAELEELHKDPKFAFSSESGKSVGFLAKWTDFYYGYGLIAGHGAYVFGENGTKAKDIGIGNEGSIAGLNYAKQWYASWPQGMQDAKKAGDFITEQFTSKKAGVIIDGPWAAKSFKDAGVNFGVAEIPTLTNGKKYQAFAGGKAWVISNYSKGKTNAQKFLDYVTNAKNQKLFYDKTQEIPANLSARTYASEQGNELTKAVVSQFANAQPMPNIPQMAEVWEPGANMFFNVASGKKDASSAAKEAEKTIKEAIEQKYAE, from the coding sequence ATGTCGCTAAATTGGAAAAAGCTGTCTGTTTTGGGTCTAGTATCTCTAACCTCTCTAATGAGTTTAACAGCTTGTGGCTCTGCTTCAAAAGAAGCGCAAAAACCAGATGGTAAAACAATTGTTGTGTCAGTTGATGAAGGTTATGCTGATTATATTAATAGCATAAAAGGAGACTTTGAAAAAGAAAATAAGGTTACTGTTAAGGTTAAAAAAGAAGGAATGATTGACACCCTAGATAAGCTTTCAACAGATGGTCCAACAGGTTCAGCACCAGATGTATTTTTGGCACCCTATGACCGTGTAGGCGGATTAGGCTCAGAAGGTCAAATTGCGGAAGTATCCTTAGGAAACGCTAAAGACTTTGATGAGACTGTTAAAAATCTTGTTTCTATTAATGGTAAAGTTTTTGGAGCTCCTGATGTTGTTGAAACACTAGTTACGTATTACAACAAAGATTTAGTGGCAAATGCGCCAAAAACATTTGCAGAGTTAGAAGAATTGCATAAAGACCCGAAATTTGCATTTTCATCTGAATCTGGAAAATCTGTTGGATTTCTTGCCAAATGGACAGATTTTTATTATGGTTATGGTTTAATTGCAGGACATGGAGCATATGTTTTTGGTGAAAATGGAACAAAAGCTAAGGATATTGGTATTGGAAATGAAGGTTCCATTGCTGGACTAAATTATGCTAAACAATGGTATGCTTCGTGGCCACAAGGTATGCAAGATGCTAAAAAAGCTGGTGATTTTATTACTGAACAATTTACAAGTAAAAAAGCTGGTGTCATCATTGATGGTCCATGGGCTGCGAAATCTTTCAAAGATGCCGGGGTTAATTTTGGAGTGGCAGAAATTCCGACATTAACCAATGGTAAGAAATATCAAGCCTTCGCTGGAGGAAAAGCATGGGTTATTTCAAATTATTCTAAAGGAAAAACAAATGCTCAAAAATTCTTAGATTATGTCACAAATGCTAAAAATCAAAAACTTTTTTATGACAAAACTCAAGAGATTCCTGCAAATTTGAGTGCTCGTACTTACGCATCTGAACAAGGCAATGAATTAACAAAAGCTGTTGTTAGCCAATTTGCGAATGCTCAACCAATGCCAAATATTCCTCAAATGGCTGAAGTTTGGGAACCAGGTGCAAACATGTTCTTTAATGTCGCTTCAGGTAAAAAAGATGCTTCTAGTGCAGCAAAAGAAGCCGAAAAAACAATTAAGGAAGCTATTGAGCAAAAATATGCGGAATAA
- a CDS encoding alpha-amylase family glycosyl hydrolase encodes MKKTNRKSQKWLATSLILLGLASAPLTVSATENASVTTKADFSTDTIYQIITDRFKDGNPSNNGSSDVFDKNDLKKYHGGDWQGIIEKINDNYLTDMGITAIWISSPVENIDSIDPSNGSAAYHGYWAKDFFKTNKHFGTEDDFKQLIEVAHAKNIKVVIDFAPNHTSTAESGDTVFPEDGALYKNGNKLGGFKDDKNKLFNHEGWTNFQTSENSIYHSMYGLADLNNSNPTVDTYMKEAIDKWLDMGIDGIRVDAVKHMSQGWQKNWLSHIYEKHNVFTFGEWFSGHTNDDFDMTTFANNSGMGLLDFRFANAVRSLYTGFSAFTMTDFYKVLENRDSVTNEVNDQVTFIDNHDMERFATKVNNNQTAINQAYALLLTSRGVPNIYYGSEQYATGDKDPNNRGDMPSFDKTVAYQIISKLAPLRKTNPALSYGTTEQRWINDDVLVFERKFGNNVALVAINRNQTNVFTIDNMKTSLPAGKHEDVLGKLMKGNSLTVSQSGDVETFELQPGEVAVWSSMKSSEHPQLGDVDPSMGISGNELTLVGQGFGSSKGQVNFGAIQAEVLSWSDTMIKIKIPEMAAGYYDISVKAANGQTSNVYKAFEVLTGKQVPIRLMVNHFETSPGEQLYLLGDVFELGANDSKNAIGPIFNDTASIAKYPNWFYDVNLPINKDIHIKLVKKNSNGEISWTSPETYTIRTNSEAQTITVKN; translated from the coding sequence ATGAAGAAAACAAATCGAAAATCTCAAAAATGGTTAGCGACCTCTCTTATATTACTAGGTTTAGCTTCAGCACCATTAACCGTTTCAGCAACAGAAAATGCATCTGTGACAACAAAAGCAGATTTTTCAACGGATACAATTTATCAGATTATCACAGATCGATTTAAGGATGGTAATCCGTCTAATAATGGAAGTTCAGACGTTTTTGATAAAAATGATCTTAAAAAGTATCATGGTGGGGATTGGCAAGGAATTATAGAAAAGATTAATGATAACTATTTGACAGACATGGGGATTACTGCTATTTGGATTTCATCTCCTGTAGAGAATATTGACAGTATTGATCCGTCCAATGGCAGTGCTGCTTATCATGGTTATTGGGCCAAAGATTTCTTTAAAACAAATAAACATTTCGGCACAGAGGATGATTTTAAGCAACTCATTGAAGTTGCTCATGCTAAAAACATTAAAGTTGTTATTGATTTTGCTCCTAATCATACTTCTACAGCAGAAAGTGGAGATACGGTATTTCCAGAAGATGGTGCTCTTTATAAGAATGGTAATAAATTAGGGGGCTTTAAAGACGATAAGAACAAGCTTTTCAATCATGAAGGGTGGACAAATTTTCAAACATCTGAAAATTCTATTTATCATTCCATGTATGGACTAGCTGATTTAAACAATAGCAATCCAACAGTTGATACTTACATGAAAGAAGCAATTGATAAGTGGTTAGATATGGGAATAGACGGTATCCGAGTAGATGCTGTAAAACATATGTCACAAGGTTGGCAAAAAAATTGGTTAAGTCATATTTATGAAAAACATAATGTTTTTACTTTTGGAGAATGGTTTTCAGGGCATACAAATGATGACTTTGATATGACTACATTTGCCAACAACAGTGGAATGGGTCTACTAGACTTTAGATTTGCTAATGCTGTTAGAAGCCTTTATACAGGATTTTCAGCCTTTACGATGACTGATTTTTATAAAGTGCTTGAAAATAGAGATTCGGTTACCAATGAGGTAAACGATCAAGTGACCTTTATCGATAATCATGATATGGAACGGTTTGCGACAAAAGTAAATAATAATCAAACAGCAATAAATCAAGCTTATGCCTTATTACTGACTTCTAGGGGAGTTCCAAATATTTATTATGGCTCAGAGCAATATGCAACAGGTGATAAAGATCCTAATAATAGAGGGGATATGCCTTCTTTTGATAAAACAGTTGCATACCAAATCATTAGCAAATTAGCCCCTCTAAGGAAAACAAACCCAGCCTTAAGTTATGGGACAACTGAACAAAGGTGGATAAACGATGATGTTTTAGTTTTTGAGAGAAAATTTGGAAATAATGTTGCTTTAGTAGCGATTAACAGAAATCAAACGAACGTTTTTACAATTGACAATATGAAAACATCACTTCCAGCAGGTAAACATGAAGATGTCTTAGGTAAACTGATGAAGGGAAATTCTCTAACAGTTTCTCAAAGTGGAGATGTAGAAACTTTCGAGTTACAGCCAGGAGAGGTTGCGGTTTGGAGTTCAATGAAATCAAGTGAGCACCCTCAATTAGGAGATGTTGATCCGTCAATGGGAATTTCAGGAAATGAGTTGACTTTAGTAGGGCAAGGGTTTGGAAGTAGCAAGGGTCAAGTTAATTTTGGAGCAATACAAGCAGAAGTGCTTTCATGGTCTGATACAATGATAAAAATTAAAATACCAGAAATGGCAGCTGGCTATTATGATATTTCAGTAAAGGCTGCGAATGGTCAAACAAGTAATGTTTATAAAGCTTTTGAGGTTCTTACAGGAAAACAAGTTCCAATACGCTTGATGGTTAATCATTTTGAGACAAGTCCTGGTGAACAACTCTATCTTTTAGGAGATGTCTTTGAACTGGGTGCTAATGATAGTAAAAATGCTATAGGACCAATTTTTAATGATACTGCGTCCATTGCAAAATACCCAAATTGGTTTTACGATGTTAATTTGCCAATCAATAAAGACATTCATATCAAACTTGTGAAGAAAAATAGTAATGGAGAAATTTCTTGGACAAGCCCAGAAACCTACACTATAAGAACAAACTCTGAAGCACAAACGATTACCGTTAAAAATTAA
- a CDS encoding glycoside hydrolase family 13 protein, with translation MNSAGILHVPDSRYCFALSKNELVIRLRVAKEDADIRVKLVYGPKYSYHEFQKEEEMVVAFRDQTHVYFETRLLLDDVRLAYIFTIEKMGKTYYFSEDGLTANYDFSNGFYNFFQMPYINAIDVHKVISWTKKAVFYQIFVDRFNRGDFNKKDDYINMEWLGKPTPQSFAGGDIKGITNKLAYLNQLGINVIYLTPIFNSVSNHKYDISDYYAVDKQFGTKYDLRELISEAHKMGIKVILDAVFNHASSECDAFQDVLKNGKSSQFFNWFMPHEDVVSMALVNYETFAGCNYMPKWNTSNKEVQDYLIAVGLYWLKEFQIDGWRLDVSDEVSHDFWRRFRKAIKAENSDAILIGENWHDAYPYLSGDQYDGIMNYAFTKACLDYFAFETINSQVLAEKLSHILMRNTWQVNQMNLNLLDSHDTHRFFTQVNGSKDKLLAALALLVTFMGIPCIYYGTELAMEGSYDPDSRRGFDWNEENWDKALLDKVKEIIALRKLDVIQEGSISIGSVDDCFKMTRSLNKKSITLMINNGQTAYDIVNCNQIITANRLNVQTQELLPGGFVVLG, from the coding sequence ATGAATAGTGCTGGAATATTGCATGTTCCTGATTCAAGGTATTGTTTTGCTCTATCAAAAAATGAACTTGTTATTCGTTTAAGGGTAGCTAAAGAGGACGCTGATATCAGAGTAAAATTGGTTTATGGTCCAAAGTATAGTTATCATGAATTTCAAAAAGAAGAAGAGATGGTTGTTGCTTTTAGAGATCAAACACATGTTTATTTTGAAACAAGATTACTGTTAGATGATGTTAGATTAGCCTATATTTTTACAATTGAAAAAATGGGAAAGACATACTATTTTAGTGAAGATGGTCTTACGGCTAATTATGATTTTAGCAATGGTTTTTATAATTTTTTCCAAATGCCATATATTAATGCTATTGATGTTCATAAGGTCATTTCATGGACAAAAAAAGCAGTGTTTTATCAAATTTTTGTTGATCGTTTTAACCGTGGTGATTTTAACAAAAAAGATGATTATATTAATATGGAATGGCTTGGAAAACCAACCCCTCAGAGTTTTGCAGGGGGGGATATCAAAGGGATTACTAATAAACTTGCCTATCTAAATCAGCTTGGAATTAATGTGATTTATTTAACGCCTATTTTTAACTCTGTTAGTAATCATAAGTATGATATTAGTGATTACTATGCCGTTGATAAACAATTTGGCACTAAGTATGATTTAAGAGAATTAATTTCTGAAGCACATAAGATGGGAATAAAAGTCATATTGGATGCTGTTTTTAATCATGCCAGTAGTGAGTGTGATGCATTTCAAGATGTCCTAAAAAATGGGAAATCATCGCAGTTTTTTAATTGGTTTATGCCCCATGAGGATGTTGTTTCAATGGCACTGGTTAATTATGAAACCTTTGCTGGTTGCAATTATATGCCTAAATGGAACACTTCTAATAAAGAGGTTCAAGATTATTTGATTGCTGTTGGGCTTTATTGGCTTAAAGAATTTCAGATTGATGGTTGGCGGCTTGATGTTTCAGATGAGGTCTCGCATGATTTTTGGCGGCGTTTTCGTAAGGCGATTAAAGCTGAAAATTCTGATGCAATTTTGATTGGTGAAAATTGGCATGATGCCTATCCCTATTTGTCAGGAGATCAATATGATGGCATTATGAATTATGCCTTTACAAAGGCTTGTTTAGATTATTTTGCATTTGAGACCATTAATTCACAAGTCCTAGCTGAAAAGTTAAGTCATATTTTAATGCGAAACACCTGGCAAGTAAATCAGATGAATTTGAATTTATTAGATTCTCATGATACTCATCGCTTTTTTACACAGGTTAATGGGTCAAAAGATAAACTTCTGGCTGCTCTAGCTTTATTAGTCACATTTATGGGAATTCCATGTATTTATTATGGAACAGAATTGGCTATGGAGGGCTCCTATGATCCGGATTCTCGCCGTGGTTTTGATTGGAATGAAGAAAACTGGGATAAGGCATTATTAGATAAGGTCAAAGAAATTATAGCCTTAAGAAAGCTTGATGTGATTCAAGAAGGAAGCATTAGTATTGGAAGTGTCGATGACTGCTTTAAGATGACTAGAAGTTTAAATAAGAAAAGTATCACACTTATGATTAATAATGGTCAAACTGCTTATGATATTGTTAATTGTAACCAGATCATAACTGCTAATAGACTAAATGTTCAAACACAAGAATTACTTCCTGGAGGCTTTGTTGTATTAGGATAA